Proteins co-encoded in one Spirosoma endbachense genomic window:
- a CDS encoding alpha/beta fold hydrolase, with amino-acid sequence MISSIEPSADYLPQYRSSGADEKPTIILVHGAFADGSSWNKVIPILQKKGYQTIAVQNPLTSLNDDVVFVNRAIAEVSGNVILVGHSWGGVVITQAGNNEKVKALVYVAAYAPDEGQSIETISKDAFEVRKLPNVPGLADPIIADGFIRLKEETVLKHFAQDLPLNEAKLIAAGQGRFHVSTISAKVSNPAWKNRPSFFIVSDNDHIISPQVEAEMAANIKASVVHLPSSHVAMLSQPEKVAEVILKAAGGN; translated from the coding sequence ATGATTTCTTCTATCGAGCCCAGTGCAGACTATCTGCCACAATACCGGTCGTCCGGCGCGGACGAGAAACCGACAATTATCCTCGTTCACGGTGCTTTCGCCGACGGTTCGAGCTGGAACAAGGTGATACCGATTTTGCAGAAAAAAGGGTATCAGACCATCGCCGTCCAAAATCCGTTGACCTCGCTAAACGACGACGTAGTGTTCGTAAACCGGGCGATTGCCGAAGTGAGCGGAAATGTCATTCTGGTCGGGCATTCGTGGGGTGGCGTTGTCATTACCCAGGCCGGTAACAATGAAAAGGTTAAGGCGCTCGTATATGTGGCCGCCTATGCCCCCGACGAAGGCCAGAGTATCGAAACGATCTCCAAGGATGCTTTCGAAGTCCGGAAGTTGCCGAATGTGCCGGGTTTAGCCGACCCGATTATTGCCGACGGCTTCATCAGGCTGAAAGAAGAAACCGTTTTAAAGCATTTTGCCCAGGATTTACCCCTGAACGAGGCAAAGTTAATCGCTGCGGGACAGGGTAGGTTTCATGTAAGCACGATATCCGCCAAAGTGTCGAATCCAGCATGGAAAAACAGACCGAGCTTCTTCATCGTGTCTGATAACGACCACATTATCTCCCCTCAAGTAGAAGCCGAAATGGCCGCGAACATTAAGGCAAGCGTCGTTCACCTGCCCAGCAGCCACGTGGCCATGCTTTCACAACCTGAAAAGGTGGCAGAGGTAATCCTTAAAGCCGCTGGTGGCAACTAA
- a CDS encoding alpha/beta hydrolase gives MSSRKTQTTSVFRNKEGQAIFYRNWTTSSEPNGIVLIVHGLNSHSGYYEKFAAQLTENGYDVYAMDIRGRGNSEGERYYIADYHDSVEDIDLMVDIARSAHPTIAIFLLGHSAGGVFASVYAVGNQGKLNGLIYESFAFQTPAPGFALAIMKFLGYIIPHTRLIRLNNEDFSRDKAIVDKMNNDPLLANEKQPAKTMQQLLLAAEYLKKEMPQIKLPLLILHGTADKATKPTGSQYFMEHTSSTDKQLKLYEGYYHDLLNDKYNTIIIKEIIRWLTERG, from the coding sequence ATGAGTTCTAGAAAAACCCAAACGACATCCGTTTTCCGTAACAAGGAGGGCCAGGCTATTTTTTACAGAAACTGGACAACAAGTAGCGAACCGAATGGTATTGTCCTGATCGTTCATGGATTGAATTCCCACAGCGGATATTATGAAAAGTTCGCTGCTCAACTCACTGAAAACGGATATGATGTTTACGCAATGGATATTCGAGGCAGAGGAAATTCTGAGGGTGAACGGTATTATATCGCTGATTATCATGATAGTGTAGAGGACATTGATTTGATGGTAGATATTGCAAGATCAGCCCATCCAACTATCGCTATTTTTTTATTGGGCCATAGTGCGGGCGGTGTGTTTGCTTCGGTTTATGCGGTGGGAAATCAGGGAAAGCTGAATGGGCTGATTTATGAAAGTTTCGCATTTCAGACTCCTGCGCCAGGCTTTGCCCTGGCTATAATGAAGTTCCTGGGTTATATCATTCCACATACACGACTGATCAGGTTGAATAATGAAGATTTTTCCCGCGACAAGGCTATTGTGGACAAAATGAATAACGACCCCTTGCTGGCAAACGAAAAGCAACCGGCCAAAACAATGCAGCAACTCTTACTCGCGGCTGAATACTTGAAAAAGGAAATGCCTCAAATTAAACTTCCGCTTCTGATACTTCATGGAACCGCTGACAAAGCCACAAAGCCCACTGGAAGCCAATATTTTATGGAGCACACGTCCTCGACTGACAAGCAACTGAAATTGTATGAGGGATATTATCACGATTTGCTCAACGACAAGTACAATACAATAATCATCAAGGAAATCATACGTTGGCTGACCGAAAGAGGTTGA